A window from Dromaius novaehollandiae isolate bDroNov1 chromosome 1, bDroNov1.hap1, whole genome shotgun sequence encodes these proteins:
- the INTS4 gene encoding integrator complex subunit 4, giving the protein MAAHLKKRVYEEFTKVVQQQHEDLSAKKLRLTKPSKSAALHVDLCKATSPADALQYLLQFARKPVEVESVEGVVRILLEHYYKENDASVRLKIASLLGLLSKTAGFSPDCIMDDAINTLQNEKSHQVLAQLLDTLLVIGTKLTENPSVRMRLVEVACKHLTDSSHGVRNKCLQLIGCLGPVEKGVAKEVESQSAKDVQKIIGDHFNDQDPRVRTAAIKAMLQLHERGLKLQQTIYCQACKLLADDYEQVRSAAVQLIWVLSQLYPESIVPIPSSNEEIRLVDDAFGKICHMVSDGSWVVRVQAAKLLGSMQQVSSHFLEQTLDKKLMSDLRRKRTAHERAKELYSSGEFSSGRKWGDDAPKEEIDTGAVNLIESGACGAFVHGLEDEMYEVRIAAVEALCMLAQSSPSFAEKCLDFLVDMFNDEIEEVRLQSIHTMRKISNNITLREDQLDTVLAVLEDSSRDIREALHELLCCTNVSTKEGIHLALVELLKNLTKYPTDRESIWKCLKFLGSRHPTLVLPLVPELLSTHPFFDTPEPDMDDPAYIAVLVLIFNAAKSCPTMPALFSDHTFRHYAYLRDSLSHLVPPLRLPGRKLVSSPVSPSITPNEDPSQQFLHQSLERVYNLQHLDPQGVQELLEFTIRDLQRLGELQSELAGMADFTATYLQCQLLLIKALQEKLWNVAAPLYLKQNALASAAAKQILEETYKMEFMYSGVESRQVVIIHHMRLQAKALQLIVTARTTRGAEPLFGMCEKLLQEVDSFQRCFISELPHMQGSFVDKLLDLMPRLVTSKPSEVVKILQTTLRQSTFLHLPLPEQLHRATATIIEPTGESDNPLRFTSGLVVALDVDATLEHVQDPQGTVKVQVLYPDGQAQLIHPKPADFRNPGPGRHRLITQVYLSHTAWTEPCQIEVRLLLAYNSNRSKASAKIPKSTWSDSMEALPQSENGIEGTIPFSKPVKVYIMPKPARR; this is encoded by the exons GAGAATGATGCCTCTGTAAGGTTGAAGATTGCTTCCTTGCTGGGTTTGTTATCGAAGACTGCAGGATTTTCCCCAGACTGCATTATGGATGATGCCATTAACACACTGCAAAATGAGA AGTCTCACCAAGTCCTTGCTCAGCTGCTGGACACCCTGTTGGTGATCGGCACAAAGCTTACAGAGAATCCATCTGTCAGAATGAGACTGGTGGAGGTAGCCTGCAAG CATCTGACAGATTCTTCCCATGGTGTAAGAAATAAGTGTCTTCAGTTAATTGGCTGTCTTGGACCAGTGGAAAAAGGTGTTGCAAAAGAAGTTGAAAGCCAGTCTGCCAAAGATGTCCAGAAGATAATAGGGGATCACTTTAATGACCAGGACCCTCGTGTTAGGACTGCAGCTATCAAAGCTATG cTTCAGCTTCATGAAAGAGGATTAAAATTACAGCAGACTATTTACTGTCAG GCTTGCAAACTGCTGGCAGATGACTATGAGCAAGTGCGTAGTGCTGCAGTTCAGCTAATCTGGGTCCTCAGTCAACTGTACCCTGAAAG CATTGTCCCGATTCCTTCTTCTAATGAAGAAATTCGCCTGGTGGATGATGCGTTTGGAAAAATTTGTCACATGGTTAGTGATGGTTCCTGGGTTGTTAGAGTACAAGCTGCTAAATTACTG ggtTCTATGCAACAAGTTAGCTCCCATTTCTTAGAGCAGACCCTTGACAAGAAGCTCATGTCAGATCTGAGG AGGAAGCGCACTGCACATGAACGGGCCAAAGAACTCTACAGCTCTGGGGAGTTCTCGAGTGGCAGAAAATGGGGAGACGATGCTCCCAAAGAAGAGATCGACACAGGCGCTGTAAACCTGATCGAATCAGGAGCTTGTGGGGCCTTTGTTCATGGCCTGGAAGATGAGATGTATG AGGTTCGGATTGCTGCGGTGGAGGCCCTCTGTATGCTGGCTCAGTCTTCTCCTTCTTTTGCGGAGAAGTGCCTTGATTTTTTAGTAGACATGTTTAACGATGAAATTGAGGAGGTGAGATTGCAGTCCATACACACAATGAGAAAAATTTCCAACAACATCACGCTGCGGGAAGACCAGCTGGACACTGTGTTGGCTGTCTTGGAG GATTCTTCAAGGGACATTCGGGAAGCACTTCATGAGCTCTTGTGTTGCACCAATGTCTCAACTAAAGAAGGCATCCATCTTGCACTGGTGGAGCTGCTGAAAAACCTGACCAAGTATCCCACAGACAGAGAATCCATATGGAA ATGCTTAAAGTTCTTGGGAAGTAGGCATCCAACTTTGGTGCTTCCATTAGTCCCGGAGCTACTGAGCACACACCCTTTCTTTGACACTCCAGAACCGGACATGGATGACCCAGCCT ACATTGCTGTTCTGGTTCTGATTTTTAATGCTGCTAAAAGTTGCCCGACAATGCCTGCGCTGTTTTCTGACCATACATTCAGACATTACGCCTACCTTCGCGACAGTCTCTCTCATCTGGTCCCTCCGTTAAGA TTGCCAGGTAGAAAGCTGGTGTCCTCCCCTGTCTCTCCCAGTATTACACCAAACGAGGATCCTTCCCAGCAGTTCTTGCATCAGAGCCTGGAGAGGGTTTACAACCTTCAGCACCTCGACCCGCAGGGCGTACAGGAGCTGCTGGAATTTACCATTCG TGATCTTCAGAGGCTTGGAGAACTGCAGTCAGAATTGGCAGGGATGGCAGACTTCACTGCGACTTACCTTCAGTGTCAGCTGCTCCTCATCAAG GCCTTGCAGGAGAAACTGTGGAATGTGGCCGCTCCTCTGTACTTGAAACAGAACGCGTTGGCATCTGCTGCCGCCAAACAG ATCCTGGAAGAAACTTATAAAATGGAGTTCATGTACAGCGGAGTGGAAAGTAGACAAGTGGTCATTATCCATCACATGAGGCTGCAAGCGAAGGCGTTACAGCTTATAGTGACTGCGCGTACTACCAGAGG AGCTGAACCCCTTTTTGGGATGTGTGAAAAATTGTTACAGGAAGTAGATTCTTTTCAGAG ATGTTTCATCTCTGAGCTCCCACATATGCAAGGCAGTTTTGTCGATAAATTGCTAGACTTAATGCCCAGACTTGTGACCTCCAAGCCTTCGGAAGTGGTCAAGATCCTTCAAACAACACTACGACAAAGTACCTTCCTCCACCTTCCTCTTCCAGAGCAG CTCCACAGAGCTACTGCAACTATCATTGAGCCTACCGGTGAATCTGATAACCCTCTGAGGTTTACGTCAGGCTTGGTAGTGGCGCTGGATGTTGATGCAACTCTGGAACATGTACAGGATCCCCAGGGAACTGTTAAAGTTCAG gtATTGTATCCAGATGGACAAGCACAGTTAATCCATCCTAAACCAGCTGACTTCCGAAATCCTGGTCCCGGGAGGCACAGACTGATAACTCAGGTTTACCTCTCGCACACAGCCTGGACAG agCCGTGTCAGATTGAAGTGAGGTTACTGCTGGCCTACAATTCCAATAGGAGCAAGGCATCTGCTAAAATTCCCAAATCCACCTGGAGCGACAGCATGGAGGCTCTCCCGCAATCCGAAAACGGCATAGAGGGAACCATACCATTCAGCAAACCCGTCAAAGTTTATATAATGCCCAAACCTGCCAGACGGTGA